In the Thermococcus sp. genome, ATCAAGCCAGCTGCCGTCGTGTTGAGGTAGAGCTGGCTCCCGGTTTCGAGGGCCATCTTCGTGAGCGGAACCTCGACGAGGTTGACTTTGTCCAAGAACGTCTCTTCGACGTTCTCCCTCTCGCCAAGAACTACAGTGCTTTCACTCAGCCTGTCCTTTACCCATGTAAGAACGCCCCGCTTGAACGGAACCAGGATGTCTATCCTCTTCACGAAGGCCCTTACAGGCTTCGAGGAGACCCTAATCTCGGTGGTGTTTATCCCGCCTCGAATCCTCGACATGTACTCCTTGTTAGCGTAGACGTGGTATCCTGACCTTTTGAGGGCATGGGTCAGTATCTCCTCGACCGTCTGGATGCCCTGACCGGCCACTCCGCCCAGGACTATGGAGACCTCACCCCTAAACTCAGCCATCCTATCAGCTCCCGTAAGTTTTGATGTTTATCAAGTGTCGATTCGTTAAGCAACCTTATATAATTTTCCATTAATGTTCACCGTTACACAGTTCCAACCCAAAAGGTTAATATGTGGGAACTACAAACTTAGGGTGAGATGATTCTTGTAGAGGTAACCGGCAGGGAAGTTTTTGAGATAGCGGTGAACGCGGAGATAAAGGCCAAAGAGGTCTGTGAAAAACTAGCATCACAAGCGGAACGCTAACTAAAGAAGAAAAGCCCGAGGTGGCTAATCAGTGTTATCCTTGGCATAGACGAAAAGAAACCACTGAAGCTCGTTTCCTCTATGGGGAAGCGCTCTGGACACCCGCTTGGAGATGCTATCGTGAGAAAGGCTCAGGAACTCGACCTTGGACTTGAGGAACCAATGGAGTTTAGACAATAACTGGCAAAGGGGTTAGAGTGTTTGTGGGTGGAAGAGAATGGTCTTGGTAGGCGGCATGAAGCTCCTGGTGGAGATTTCAAGTCAACAAGCTGAGCCAAGAGATACTGGTGAAGATAAAGCAGAACATCTTCTGGGCGATGTTCTACAACACGATTTGGGTTCATACCATTCGCGGAGGTCTCACCTTTATTCTCTTTGGCGTAGAGTTCAGGCTCAAATGAGCAGCTTGAGCCATGAACATAAGCAGCGTGAGTGTCGTCATGAACTCGCTCCTTCTGAAAAGGGCAAAGATTTGGGGTGGCTGAGATAATAGTCAAGTACGACGGAAAGTTTGACTTTGAAAGTGGAAAGACCATGCTGTAGTTCTCTAGAGATAAGGACTGCCACATCAACGCCGAGAAGGGAACAACCTCGGATTGCTTTGATGTTCTTAACGTCCCGACGCTGGTCTATTTGAAGGACGGGGAGGAAGTTGTAAGGGTGTTAAAAAGCCTTCCATGAAAATAGAGAAAATTCAACCAGCCCACTCGACGAGCTTCCTCACGGCTTCTCTGAGCCTCTCTTCGTCTTCCTTGGTCGGTCTTCCCTTACTCTCAACTGTTTCAACCAAATCGAACTTGCTCCTGCTTATCAGCGTCTCTATTTTCTTCGCCGCAACTCCGCCCCAGCCGAAGGCACCGACGATTAGAACGGGCTTCTCGTAATTGGCCTTGTCAAGTATCTCAAAGAGGGCATATCTTATGCGTGGGTGTATCTCAGCCTCATAGGTCGATGCCCCCATGATTATCGCCTCGCTGTCCGGCACTTCCCCAAGGATATCGCTAACGGCCGGCGCTTCTTTGTCGGTGAAGCGGTAGACAACCGGCTTCTTGCCGAGCTTCTTGAGTTCATCAATTACTATCTCCATCCTCCTCTCGACGAAGCCGTACATGGAATCATAGACAACCAGAACCTTATCCTTGGTCGGAACGCCCGCACCGACGCGCTCGTAGTATTCGAAAATCCTCCTCGGGTTCTTGCACCATGCAAGGCCATGGCCGGGCAGAATCATCTTCGCGTCGTCAACTATGCCGAGCTTTTTAAGCTTGTTAATGTTCTGGACAATATACTTGTGGTAGTGCCCTATAACAGTAACGATGTATTTGGTGACATAGGGCAGATACTCCTCGATTACCTTCTCGTCGCTGTCGTCTATCGTCTCAGGAATGCCATAGCCACCGCCGGCGTCACAGCTGAATATTAACCTGTCTTCCACGACGTAGGTTATCATGGTGTCCGGCCAGTGGAGCCACGGAACCGTTATGAAGCGGAAGGTCTTTCCTCCTATCTTCATCTCCTCGCCATCCTTGACAATTTTGAAGTTCTTAACGACCTCCTCACCGTAGAAGCCTTGGAGAAGGTTCCTCGCGAAGGTAGTACCTATCACCTGAGCTCTGTAGCCGTTCTCCTCGAGGAGCTTTGGCAACGCTCCGCTGTGGTCTGGCTCGGTGTGATGGACTATGACATGAGTTATCCCCTTCGGGTCGATGAGCTTTTTCAGAGCATCGAGAAAGAGGTCTGCGTAGTCGGCTTTCACTGTATCAAAAAGTACAACGGCGTTATCGAGCTTCATGAGGTAGGCGTTGTAGGTTATGCCCTCCGGGATGTCCCACGTTGCTTCGAAGTACTTAATATCATCATCGTCAACCCTGATTATGTAGAGCTCCGGGTCTGTGCAGAGCTTTTCAACCCTGACGTTCACCATTGAAATCACCGTAAAAATTTCGAGAATCTAAGCTAAAAAGGTTTTCACAAAACTTACCTTTATTCAGACTATTTTTACCTAAATCGAGCCGGTTCTTAGTATGACAAGGTAGTAGGGAAACCTGACCCGAGAGAGAACCAGCTTAAAGCCCTTTAGATTTATGAGCTCTTCCCTCGGGATTTTCTCCTCCCTTGGCGGGCCCTTTGGGGAATCCACACACCACTCTATTATAAGGATGTATTCCGCTCTTGAGGACCAGTAGAGGTAATTTTTCCACCCTTCAATTTCATGGAGCGAGAGGGAAAAGGACACAAGGTCAGGTCTTTCACTGATTTCAGGAGGTTTTTCCGAGATAATTACCTCAACGTTTGTAATTCCCCTCTCGCTCAGCCTCTTTTCTAAGAGTTTGGCCATCTTGGGATTGGCCTCGACCGCGTAGACCTTCCTGAAGACCCATGAAAGAGGAATTGTCAGATAACCTGTTCCCGCTCCAATATCAACAGCAACTTCCCTCCCGACCGGAAGGGAGAGGATGTAGCGCAGTATCTCCTTTATCGGGAGGGCCCTTCTCCTCTCGGGGCTGTCAAGCTGGTCCGCGAAGGCCGGATTGAAGGGCATTTTCATCACGTCAGGTAGAGCACCGCTAAGGTTATTGTGTATAGAAGCATCACGCTCCCGAAAACGCTCCAGCCGAGCCTTTTGATGTCGTCAATTTTGGCGACGTACGTGCTGTCCCTGAGGTTTCTGACAAGCCTCACCGTCGGTTCTATAAGAGCTAGAACAAGGTAGGGGTTGTAGAGAACCACGAGAAAGGCCGGAAGCCAGGCTATAAGCGGATACTTCTTCGGAAACTTCCTGAAGGCTAGCTTTGTCTCGACGTAGGCCGCCCCAATGGCCTCGTAATAAGCGAGAAGGAACCAGAAGACAAGGACGTCGTAGTTGAAGGGCCTTCCAGAGACGGCTGGAGCGAACAAAGCGGGCACCGCCGGAAGGAGGTTGCCGAGAGCGTAGGTTACAGGGTTTTTCCAGCCCTTCTTTCTGGAGAACGTGAAGTGGAGCGCGAAGAGGACACCAATAACGCCAAGCGGGATTAAAAGGGGATTGTCTGTGGACGGCTCAAGGATGCCCTTTCCAAACCAGTACAAGGCAGGAAGGAGGTATGCCAGCCCGTTAAGGCCAAGGGCGAAGGCCATTCCCCCCATCCGCCAGGAGCGGTAGGAGTCGAAGGCGTAGTCGAAGGTGAAGAACGTGATGAGCGCGACGCTTATTCCAATTAGCCAGCCCTTCCAGTCTGCGTGGCTCAAAATTAAGCCCCCAATCATCGCCAGAATTATAGTTCCTCCAGCCCCGGGTTCCCTTGGGACTTTGAAAACCCTCATTGGAGCCCCCTCCGGACCTCATCTCGTATGGGTTTCAGGGCCAGGGCGTATTTCTTAAGCCTTCCAAAGAACCTCTCAACCCTTTCACGGTACTTTTCGTCCTTGAGCTCTTTCCCATCGAAGAGCTCGCCGACGTTGTAGAACAGCACCCATGAGATGGGCAACATTCTGTAGTTCGTTGCGAGGAGCTTGAGCTCCTGGAGGAGCCTCGCTCCACCGGTGACACTCGAAACGGTGACGATACCAACAGGAAGCCCCTCGTACTCTTCAAAGAGAGTATCAAGCAGGATTTTGAGCTCCCCTGGAAAACCGCCGTTGTACTCGGGGGCAACGATGACGAGGGCATCGGCCTCGATAATCTTTTTTCTGTATCTCTCCACCTCCGGCGGGACCTTCCAGCGGTGGGTGTAGCAGAGCGGGTAATCCCTAACGTCTATCAGCTCGCTCTCAAACCCAAGCTCCCTCGCTTTTTCTGTGAGATATTTTGCAACTCTCTCGCTTTCCCTTCCATCTCTTCCCGTTCCGAGGATTATCTTAACCTTCATAGCGACACCGAGAAGAGTAACCTTAACCGCTTAAAGGCCTTACTGGACAGAAATGGGGAAAGGAAAGGGCTTTTAATCATCAGTCTAATCCAACGTCATGAACTGGAAAACGGCTCTCCCCATCTTATGGGTCATGCTTTTCGTTGCCACTCCTCTGACATACGCCACCGGTTCCACCTGCGGTCCCCACCCAATTCTCGCGCCAAATGAATACTGCACCTTTTACCCCTTTATCAAAACTGGCGAGGACGATGCGATTATAGACCTCTCCTGGGACGCCCTTGGTCCGGGGATGTCCGGCCTGCCGACTCCGAGTATGGTCGGTGACTACTACTTCTACTTCAAGGGCGGGAGGCTCTACTATCTCGGAAACACTACTGGAGCGTATGACCTGCTCTACGTCTTCCACGACGGTCACTGGTACCTGAGCGACGGGAGGGTGATTTATCCCAAGGGGCCCTGCGTTGTGGAAAACGTCACGATTTCAGAGAAAATCAAAGGGGAGCTGTGCCCCTGCTCTAACGTCTCGCTCAAATCAAAATCCTACCCCGTGATTCTGAAGGGCTCTACGCTTCAAATCGTCGGGATAACCCCAGCAGGTTCAATCGAACTGCCCCCGCTAAAAAATCTCACTTATACGATAGAGTTACCCGGGAACCTGTCCATTAACCTTCCCCCAAACGTCACCCTGAAGGCGGTCTCCTTAGGTTACGGCTTTCTAATCTACACCCGCCCGATGAGGTTCGACGCTCCCCTGAACTGGAGTGAGGTTAGGGTTCTCTACTACGATGGAAGAACGCTGGAAGTTCTCAACTTCACCGAGGCTTTTAAAAACAGGCTTTCCCTCTGCGAAACTCTTCCCAGAAAGAAGGGAAATGTTGTAGTCTACGGATTCGTGCTTGGAACGGCGTTGTTCAGCCTGATGATGTGGAAAATAATGAAAATCAGGCGAAGGTAACGCTCCTGTCCTTGAGGGAGCGGTTGAGCAAGTCGGCGTGCTCCAGTGTAACCTGGTACTCCGCTATCTTCTCCAGCTTTATCTCGGTGCCATCGAGGACTATCTTGTTGACGTAGACCTTGCCCTCGTCGAAGCCGACGGTGTAGACGAAGAGGTCCTTCTTGCTCAGGTACTCCTTTATCTTCTCGTCCTCAAGGGCCTTGGTGAGGCCGCCAGCTGCGAATATCCTGACATGGACGACGAACGCTCCGGGAACGTCCTTCTCGGCGAACTGCCTGAGGGTCTCGACGAATATCTCCTTAGTTTCTTCTATCGGTGTCTCACCGCCAAACTGGAGAACTGTGACCTGCGGGCCAAAGGCCTTGACGCGCTCCGCTATCTCTGCCTCCTTGCCCTTCTCCGCCAGGAAGTGGTAGGTAACTCCCCCGCTGAGGGTTATGAAGGTCGCCTCGGTGGCAGTGGCGATGCTGGAGCATATTATGTTCTTGCTGGCAACTACAGCAACCTTATTGAGTCCAAGGTCGGCGAGGGCCTTTCCAACGAGCCTTCCAGTCAAAGCTCTCAGATAGATTTCCTCCTCAAAGGTTGTCTTCGCCATTTCACATCACCTCCTTACCCACTTCTGTGGGTTTGTTCTCGATTATGACCAGTGATGTTGGAGAATATAACTTTTTCGGTTTCCCTAATGAACTTTTGATAGACTAACCTAAAATTCAACTGACAGAACGACGAAAGTCTGTAGAAAACGGGCGAAAATCTTGACAGTTCGACTACACAAAGGTGTGTTTTGAAAGAAAACGTCAAGCAAATACCCAAATGCACACATTATGACAGGCACTTTTTGATGGTTCGATAGATAAACTTATAAGGTTCGAAAACAAAAAAGAAGTGAGGTGATACCATGCTGAGCGAAAGAATGCTCAAGGCCCTTAACGAACAGCTTAACAAGGAGCTTTTCTCAGCTTACTTCTACCTTGCGGTGGCCTCGTATTTTAAGGCCCAGAACCTTGATGGCTTCGCGAGCTGGATGGAGGCCCAGGCGGAGGAAGAGCTCGGCCACGCGATGAAGTTTTACGACTACATCTTCGACCGCGGTGGAAAGGTCGAGCTTGAGAGACTTGAAAAGCCCAAGGAGGACTTCGAAAGCCCG is a window encoding:
- a CDS encoding FprA family A-type flavoprotein — its product is MVNVRVEKLCTDPELYIIRVDDDDIKYFEATWDIPEGITYNAYLMKLDNAVVLFDTVKADYADLFLDALKKLIDPKGITHVIVHHTEPDHSGALPKLLEENGYRAQVIGTTFARNLLQGFYGEEVVKNFKIVKDGEEMKIGGKTFRFITVPWLHWPDTMITYVVEDRLIFSCDAGGGYGIPETIDDSDEKVIEEYLPYVTKYIVTVIGHYHKYIVQNINKLKKLGIVDDAKMILPGHGLAWCKNPRRIFEYYERVGAGVPTKDKVLVVYDSMYGFVERRMEIVIDELKKLGKKPVVYRFTDKEAPAVSDILGEVPDSEAIIMGASTYEAEIHPRIRYALFEILDKANYEKPVLIVGAFGWGGVAAKKIETLISRSKFDLVETVESKGRPTKEDEERLREAVRKLVEWAG
- a CDS encoding NAD(P)H-dependent oxidoreductase yields the protein MKVKIILGTGRDGRESERVAKYLTEKARELGFESELIDVRDYPLCYTHRWKVPPEVERYRKKIIEADALVIVAPEYNGGFPGELKILLDTLFEEYEGLPVGIVTVSSVTGGARLLQELKLLATNYRMLPISWVLFYNVGELFDGKELKDEKYRERVERFFGRLKKYALALKPIRDEVRRGLQ
- a CDS encoding methyltransferase domain-containing protein, whose product is MKMPFNPAFADQLDSPERRRALPIKEILRYILSLPVGREVAVDIGAGTGYLTIPLSWVFRKVYAVEANPKMAKLLEKRLSERGITNVEVIISEKPPEISERPDLVSFSLSLHEIEGWKNYLYWSSRAEYILIIEWCVDSPKGPPREEKIPREELINLKGFKLVLSRVRFPYYLVILRTGSI